The window ttttttttctttacttctAGTCTTTAAATTTCTAGGACCGGTTCTGCTCTGTAGTTGTGTATGACGATGTTCACTTGTCGTTATCTTTTAATATCCTTCGTAAATAGTAGTGTTGATtaactttttgaataaaatatttttagtgttaAATGTTTTGTTACTAAAGGAATTTTTAAAGTTTGGGATACTTATTGGGAAGTGTACTTTTAACCATTTTATGATTAGTGTACTTATTAAAGCGAAAAATTTGGACCACTAAAATGTGGAATTACCCATCACAGACTCTTCAAATGTTTCAGTAGAATTAAAAACCACATAAATCATCTAGTATTActtatttaatatgttttctaCTATTATAGTGCTAAACATAATTCTTTTCGATTATGAACCGGCATACCGTGTTTATAATACAAGGAAAAAAAccaatatatttacaaaaggcctctattttcttttttaatttagaCAAGAATATGTCAAATTACAGAATCTTGTAATTACTCTTCCTGCGACAGTGATCCCATGCAGCGATCCTCATCTGAACTTTCTCAAAATCAGAAACACGACACGGAATCGTGATCTGACCCGGTTGATCAAACCCGTGAACCCGCTCCGCTTGCTCCAACAATTCTCCGAACAATGGGTGATTAAAATAGATCACCGGTACTACAACCCGCCGTGTGTCGCCGTCTGATTCGCCGACGTGAACCACTAAATGTCCCTTCGGAACAACCTTTATCGACGCAGACGTTCTCGGATCCTTACCCAGTCGGATCTGACTCTGACCCGAATTCTTCTTGCCACCACACAGTCTCTTGGCTCTACCGCTTAGAGATCGTGCTAGTGAGCGGATTCCGGCGATCGGGTTTGTTATTCGGGTCGGGCATTGACGTTTCATTGTTTGAGTTCTTTTGGATCGGATCCATCTAAAGATCTTGACGAATCTATGCCCAATCTTGAAACCTCTGACTCTCTTCATGCTTTGTCTGAAATCGAATTTCAAGAAATGGGTTTGCTCTCTCTCTGTGTTTGTGTTTACAGCTGAAGAAAGACTGTTTTGTGTATGGGAA of the Brassica rapa cultivar Chiifu-401-42 chromosome A03, CAAS_Brap_v3.01, whole genome shotgun sequence genome contains:
- the LOC103858630 gene encoding auxin-responsive protein SAUR36 — its product is MKRVRGFKIGHRFVKIFRWIRSKRTQTMKRQCPTRITNPIAGIRSLARSLSGRAKRLCGGKKNSGQSQIRLGKDPRTSASIKVVPKGHLVVHVGESDGDTRRVVVPVIYFNHPLFGELLEQAERVHGFDQPGQITIPCRVSDFEKVQMRIAAWDHCRRKSNYKIL